CTTGAAACCCGAAGTGAAGCCATCTGTAGTGCCAGGCATGGAATCAGATGAAAAGCTTGGTAGTGGGATTTCTGCTTCAAAAGCAGAGGATGATGAGGTTGATAACCTACCCTATTTATCACAGGATATTGCACACGAGGCATTATCTAACACAAAATATCCTTATGCAGAAGACCTCGAAAAGCGACAGAGATATCTAAATGTTTTGAAAGTTTATTCAGACCAAACTGGTACTTCAGGCACCTTTGCAGCTTCCTTGAAGAAAATCCGGCCAACGAGTTTTAGTCATGAAACATGGATCAATGAACTTAACGAATTTACGAGAGTAGCAATTGTGTTCCGGCCGCTAAAAGGAGCCATTGCTAGTAGGTTTACTTCTAGCACCGGGAGGCCCACAAACGATACCGGGATACAGACTCCTGCTGAATATGACGCTTCTACTTTCAGAGTGACGGACTTCTTTCCCGAAAGGCTATTAAGCAAGCGTTTTGGGGTGCCATTTATTGGAATCACAACAGATTCATCTGAAAAGCGATCCATGAAACCGAGCAGAGATACTACTCAAGAGAGCAAACCAAAATCTGAGGCGAGCGCGAGTTCTTCTGAGGTTGAAGCGACTATTGATCCCAATAAAAACTCCGCCCTCGAGTCAGATCGAGCACCATCCAGTCTGTTTGCCATGATATTTGGTGACAAAGCTGAAGACAGTGAGGACGATGATATTTAACGAAGTAATGAgtaatgataatgatttGTATTTCATATACCACAGCGTAGATTTCGGGTGACAAAGTGACTGGCAAAACCAGACGGTCctcgcaatctcctgcgaagcaggagccacggggtctggggcggagccccagccgccggaggcagttgaTGCATTCGTGGAAGCTTTTATAATTACAGATGCTATAATGGAGACGGGAACAGCAGCTCGCGGGCATTGTTGTAGAACCCGTTATCGTAtatgttgttgatatcttGGAACCCTTCGACTTTACGGAGAACAAGACCGCGCTCTGAAACCAGCTGGTTCTCGGACGGTTTGAGGTTTCGGTGATAGGTTCCGTCATTGAGCTTTTGGAGCACGATAGTGGGTTCGTTTCTGGCGTGGCTGAGCGCGTCCAGAGACTTGTCGGGGTATCCAAAGTAATAAAGACACTCGTCTTCAATGCATTCGTTGATGGCATCCCATTTCATCGACTCATTAGTGGTGGTAcccaaataaataaatttaatATGCACTGCGAGGAATCCGCCGgcaacaagaaaaagcatCCCGCAAAGAAGCATCAGCGAGCCCGCAGTGCGGTTGATGTCATTATATGTCATTATGCTCTAGGTCTCGTTAGAAACACACAACTCTCATCTCAAGGAACACAAAGCCATGTCAAACTTACCACCCATGCTGTCCAACCGAGAAAACCACTTGGCACAATATCTCCACTCGCTATCAGACGGGCCAAATCTCGTGCTAGCACTCCACGTGTAAGATAAAACCCGTATGTGAGCAGCACGACATTGCTGACCACATAGAAAAAGAACCACCGATAGTTATAGTAACCAACACAGTTATTAATCCACACACAATGATGGTCCATCATGGCAATACAGCCACCACAGCTTGAGCAGTGTTTACTTCGAGCAGGCTTTTCGAATTTACACGTGGAACATATGTTATCCGACATGAATATAAGATTATCAAATCTGAACTTCTTGAGCACTCGGGCATGATTCTCTTTCCTAATAAATCCCGGGTTTGAAAACACCGCCAGCCAGCTGCTCACATACGGCAGACATGACACTGCCGGTATGGCAACGTAATGAAACCCGTTCATCGGAATCCGGTAACAAACATCCTttaagaaaaaataaaggCATACCGTTACTACCACTATGTACCCGGCCTGTACTGTTAGAATTATCTGGGTGGCAGGGgacagcctccggcggctggggctccgccccagaccccgctgctcctctcgcttcgctcgagtcgtgcgtcGGGCGGTGGCACAGAACTGTAAATTGCTGTCTCTGATGTGAATTTCAGGTACATTGATTGACAGAACTATGAATTGAAGTTTGAGATATGGTTTTGTATCACAGAACCAACGACTTACTGGTACAATATATCCAATGTGGTGGTAGTGTTTGGTCCAGAGACCAGTGGCCAGTCGTTCGGTCTTTCCCGTGGGATCCAGTGCATGAAGCACCCGTCTAGGGTTGTCAATAAGCCATTGCCGAGTTCTCGAAAGCCATGTGTCTCTGAATCATGAGTTAGTACCATATTTGTCCCTCTGGTTATTCACGGAAGTACGATCACCAACTGCGGTGATGCCACTTAGCATTCCTTCTCAACACCAACTCTTGGCCAATACTTACTGAAGCTGAGGTAGACTGCCAAACAGGCAAATCACGAGAAACACGCAAAAGATCGCAATTAGCACAAGGGCTACTTTGAACTTTCCCATGGACGACTTTGACTTGTGGACCTAGATTCAGATCACATCAGATCAGCGCCATCTTATCATCGTACGGCAACTCACTGGTGTTGGGCTGGGGTTCCAGAACCAGGAACAACTAATTAGTACCGTCTTATGTTCAACTATCCCTTCTAACAACGTTATAAGAAATTCACAACATAAGAAAACAAGAGATGCAAATACGGTCAAGAGGCactaaaaataatatttcatcacaaaatatatattaacaTAAATTGCCATGTGATATTGCCACTTCTACACCACCGCCAGGGTATTAAATGACCCACTTACAGCCCTGCAAGTAGTGTACTAACTGCATTTGGCGaaaattacccctgagttcGATATGCAGGTAGCATTTAATTCAATCAAATCGAATATAAAGTGAGCAGCCAAAATAACACAGTACAGAACAAAAGTTGTCTAATATTTCAACACAGGCGaacagttttttttttatttacagACTAAAACAATCTCAGACTGGTATTCATATTACGGGCTTTGCAATTTCTCATGCCATAAAATCCAGAAATTAACCCAGTCAAAACCTAAGACAAAAACCTCATTTACATTTAGTGTCCTTTGATAACCACTAAGTAGCACCCCTTAGAGACCGTTAACCATTAAAAttggaaaaagaacaagtaAGAAGAATCAAGGTGAAcccgacgtaacgactcgagcggagcgagaggagccacggggtctggggcggagccccagccggcGGAGGCAGAACCTCTCTTCCCCGTCACAGGATGCACGTAGCAGAGTGTGCACGAGAAGAGTTTAAGTTAAGGGTGGTACTTAATGTTCCTCAAAACGTGATATTGGACAGGCTGCACATAGCTAATACAGAAGTAATatacagcagcagatatGATACATTTTGAGGCAAGGGAAATTTGCTGTTCAGGAGAGAGTACTGCGACGATCGCGGCAGAGGTTAGTAGAAAGAAGTGAGGAGAAGTGAGGGAAAGTGAGATGTGGTGCAGATGGTGGAGTATTAATTGATGCGGATATGCGGGCCCCTGGCTGAAAATTGTCATTTCCTCATCCGCACCAATGCATAATAACAGTAGAGGCGCGTTTTTTAACCACCGAATTACCCCTTATTTGACAAGATTGACTGCACAGGGTAGTCCGATCAGGTAAAACAGTCTACAAAAACTTCCGATCTAATGTCTAGTGATTAGAACCCTTCAGAAGACGACATTTGTGAGTAGTTATCTCCGATATCATAAAAAAGTTACTAGAACCAGTTCCAATTCGCAAATAATCTCTTGGCAAAAGTAATAGACCATCGTGATAAAAATACATCTCAGACAGACAGTCAGTCGGCCGGCCAAGAACGTTGAACTGCTGAAACGCTGAAACCCAAACCGAGTAACCTTCAGAAGCAGCTCGACACAAACTAGTTGATACGTCTGGAATACGAAACCCAACATTCTCAACCTTACAAAGACACCAGAATCAGCTTTTCACTCTCGTCTATCCAAGACACGACAGTTCTTCAATTGAAATTAATTGACTCAGACATTCTTCAGTTACATCAATTAATTGACaaaaaatagaagaagacatcgccaatttcaattgtcaaaaacaattaCATTTTATTCACTCGTTAATCCAGTTCCcattgattgatttccGCGACATCACTGCGAATAAGGTCTGTGCTCGCAACAGTGTCTCACGCTCGATACTACTATAGATCACGCCCACTGACATAAACTCATCCAAACCAACGCAAGTAGCACTCAAGGCACGAGCTACGCGACAAAAACGCACACAACTGATACAAAGTAACATACCATGGCTCCCGTGTACCCACCCGTCACGATAGAGAAGCGGATAGCCTCTCTCGAGTACCTGTGCTCACTGTAAGTGTTCAGCTGGGGGTGTaggtgtgtgcctccggcggctggggctctgccccagaccccgtggctcctctcgcttcgctcgagtcgagcgtcggAGTGCCAgtaatctcctgcgaagcaggagcaaccagggtctggggcggagccccagccgccggaggcatgtccccgGCCAGGAAGTGTCATATGCTAACGAGGGACAAGGAACGCGAAACAACTGTTTCGCGCCAACACGTCGAGCACGTTTATTGCTAGTAAGGACTTTGAACACAATTTCAAGATGGAGACGCTGACGACGctgcattttttttacttagGAGGGTCGATTCCGTCTATTATCCAGCGCCATGCCGGTTCGCTGACCGATTATTTGAAAGCCCTGCTGGCGCTGTTCAAGGAGTACGAGTCGATAAAAGCCCAGTCGGACCCCACTACGTCGCGAACAAAGAGTGTGGTGGGTGTTGGAAGGAGGTTGTTTAGAGCTCGGGTCAAGTCTGAGACGTCACTGTCGACTGTTTCATCGTCCACTTCACTGAATGAGCACCATTTACGGGCAGGACGTAACTCGAGCGGATCTATTCCCTCATCTTTGGCGTTTATTCcttcaccaacaaccaGTTCAATTCCTGAGTATTCGTACCTCAGCGTATGTCACCTACCATTTGTGCCAGACCTGGCTCAAACGTTTCTCTGCCTCTGTGAGACTCTCATCGAAGCCTATAAACACATTGACACGTTAGTGCCCAATTGGCAGGCAGTGCCTCAGGATGTCCAGGAGCTCGTATCTAAATTAGACGATAAAGTCTATAAGAACGTTGTAGCACCATCGCTCAAGGATATCGAGACGCCATTCAGAAACGTCTCATATACTGAATCACCATCATCTAAACTCAGCAGTCTTCTCTCACGAGCCTAGTTCTCTGGGGTGAACCGTTAAacatttattatttgagtttggtttCGGTCTAGCTTGGGGATTATTGGAGTCATCCTCATTGCATCTATTGCAAAAAACTGATTCTTTCAGGCCTAGCTGCAATTGAATGGTGAGTTTTAAGATCAGATCTTGCATTTTCAGATTGCAGATTGCACAGCTCACACAAGAAGGAGAAATTCCTGCTGGTATTGAATGTATGTTCACCAGCACTAGTATCTTAACTCACTGTCATTACTACCTAAGAATGGAGTAAATGCTTAGAGACAGCGCAGTGGAAACTAATACACCGAGTGTTCTGAGTGCCTCATTACCGAATACCTCTATAGGTCTAGTAGAGCGGTGAACAGGACGATAATATACTTATCACTTCAAATCTTCCTACATTTGGAGACCCTGGGAGAATCTTCAGCTGGTTCTCCAGCATCTGACCCTGTTCTATGACCCTCTGTGGTACACAATATAGACCGGTCGGATACGTGAAATATGTTTATGTTTGTATATCGgagaatatatatttcgTTCGTCAATGCAATAAATACTTGTGATGATATGATTTTAGTGCAGCCGGGGCACACTGCCAATGCCACTACGATGGCTTGGAAGGAGCGTAGCGGTAATCCAGGTACTGTCTCCATACTACAATGTTAGTTTGATCAGTTCCAAGCATTGAGACCCTGTGCCAGTGACCACGATGCCACAGAAACACCCCGTCTCCACGGTCCAagcaacgagcgaagcgagccacggggtctggggcggagccccagccgccggaggcaagaccCGTTTCGTAAAAAATGTTGTCACACTTACAGTAATAAGAGAACCGCCTGCCGAGAAACTTGCCAATAATTGGGAAGAATATGAGTGTAAACAGGGACCCTAGCTGACGCATGGACTCGTCCCATTCTTTTTGAGCATCCAGGACCCGTTGGTTGTGTCCGctgtcatcgtcgtcatcctcgtcgtcgCTGTCTTCGCTGTCGGCATCATGTCCATTGTCCTCAAACAATGGTGGCCATGGCGGAGACGGAGTTGTTCCGTCAGTTGGAATTTGTTGTGGACCAGTAGAGAAATCGGCTAACAGGCCGGCTCTTTGAACCCGCGCCAGAATATCAGCCCCTTCGTCAATGCTCATTTCTGTTTGGTCGGATgatgttttgtttgatcTGTTGACGTTTCTACGACCTTTGAATGCACGCGAAACAGTTCTAGATCAATCAGGCCAAAAACtgtaaataaaatttaaCAATTGAATCGTGCAATTGAATCAGACTCTGGCAATCTAAAGACGATCTGGAGATGAGCACCCTGTGAAGCTCGCTCATGGGGCAAGCCAGTAGTAACTGGGCTCGAATGTCTGCACAGCCGTGCAACTGCAATTGAGAATGCGAGATAGGAGATGAGATCGGCAGGAATTTTTCATGtcaaaattattttatatattttgtaaATTTTGATCTCATCGAGGAATCAAACAGGTTAATTTTCGCCCAACCTGGCTTCGAAAGTTTGGAAATTGCCAGTTTTTGCAACGACTGGATCACGAATTCTGCTCAGAAAAAGACAAATTTTCAGAATGAGTAGCTCCAGCACTCCTAACAGCACAGCTGCTGCACCAGCGGTATCTGATTCAGTCAATACAACTGAAAATAAGCCTTTTGATACTGAAAAATATGACGAAGTTACAGAGGGAAAGGCCTCGATTTTATATCCGAAAGGAAATACTGTGTTTTACAACCCTGTACAACAGTTCAACAGAGATATCAGTATTGTAGGAATCCGGGCCTGGTCGGAAATCTATAACGAACAGGTTCTAATTCCTCGATTGGAAAGAAGCAAGAACGCAAAAAACAAGGCcaacaagaaaagaaagagagaaaatGACGAGGGAACCGTAGTTTCTGAGCCAAGCACCGAAACAAAAGTCGAACCAGAATCTACTTCTGAGACCCAAGCTGAAACGGATGCTGCCACTACTCAAGACACACCTATGAGCGAAGCTAATAGTGCCACTGCCGCCGAGTCATCGAAACCATATATCGAAATTATCGAGGCTCTTTCAGCCAGTGGATTAAGAGCTATCCGTTACGGTAAAGAGATCCCCTATATCAAAAAAGTTATCGCCAATGACTTCTCGAAAGAAGCAGTTAAATCTATTCACGCCAATGTCGAACACAACCAAATTGGCAGCAGAGTATACCCCAACGAAGGTGATGCCAATATTGTCATGTACCAACACAAGACCAAAAATGTCCACGTAGTCGATTTAGATCCATATGGAAGTGCTACCCCTTTTAtggatgctgctgtgcAATCGGTGTGCGACGGTGGTCTACTTCTTGTGACATGCACTGATCTGGCTGTTTTGGCTGGTAACTCATATCCTGAGAAATGTTTCTCTCAATATGGAGGTAATACTTTGAACAATGACTCGTGCCATGAAGCTGCTCTCAGATTAGTGTTGAATATGGTTGCATCTACAGCTGCAAAATATGGCAGAGCCATTGAACCACTTCTCTCGCTGTCAATTGATTTCTACGTTCGATGCTTCATTCGAGTCCGAAGCCAGCCTGCTCTTGTCAAATTCAATGCTTCAAAAACCATGATTGTATACAACTGTAGCGGATGCGGTACTACCACCTGCCAACCACTCGGAAGAGCCACTGCCCGTGAAAAGAACAACCACGTCACATACAAACATTCGTATGCCCAAGGACCCACTGTCTCATCCAACTGTGAACATTGTGGATTTGTCCACCATGTGGCCGGTCCAATGTGGGGAGGACCACTTCACGATGAGAAATTCGTTTCCAAAATGCTTGAGATCCACGATACTCTCGACACCAATGTGTATAAAACGACCCAAAGAATCAAAGGTATGCTAACTGTAGCCAAATCAGAACTCGATGACACGCCGTTCTTCGTGTCTCTACCACATCTATCTTCTGTCGTGAAAGCGCCCTGTCCTCCTCTCACAACTTTTGCCAGTGCTCTTCTCAACGGCGGATACAGAATCTCTGGCACCCACTGCCAGCCTGCTAGCATCAAAACCGACGCCACAGCCTCTTTCATCTGGGATGTGATGCGCGAATGGATCAAACTCGAAAAGAAAGGCGACACCAAAAACCTCAGTCCCACCTCTCCTGGCGGCAACATTCTCAAGACCCTAGAAACCAAACACAGCATATCCTTCGAGGTCCACCCCAAAGCATCCGAGCTCGAGAAACAGCGCAAGTCCAAACTAGTGCGCTACCAGGTCAACCCCACCGAAAACTGGGGCCCCAAAGCCAAAGCTAAATAGTTCCTGTACATAATCAACCTGTCACGACTCCACTGGCtctgatgcctccggcggctggggctccgccccagaccccgtagctcctgcttcgcaggagttaaCTTGACCGTCgcggaacgactcgagcggagcgagaggagcagcggggtctggggcggagccccagccgccggaggcaacaggCGAGAAgtagaataaatatagtaTATAATAGTATAgagtaataataaaataataataatagtagtagtagtagtagtaataataatacagaCTGGAATAATATCGACTAACGAAGGTAAAGAAAGAATCGTCTAATCAAAGCCTATGATCACTGGTTATAAACAATGTTCCGATATGTACTTGTTGGCGCTTCAGAAGAAGGCGTTGAGAATAGAGTGCGAGCTGTGGCTGTTTCCGTGGTTGGTTACCATGCTCTACATTAGCTTCTATAAGGCCATTCAAAATCGCCCACGGGCGAGGTGAATTCCTGACTTGTCTGCGCAGCAGACGGTGTCACTGATCCGGAACTGGCGGCTTGGCCACTGGAAAGTTTCGATTGGATGCGTCGACCATACGGTGTCGAGCGGATAGAGGGTATAATGGGGCGAATGTTGTCGACTAGTCGCTGACGGACTGCCGGTTGAGCGTAGTCTAGAGCCGTCTGAATCACGTAGTTGGCGTACGAGTCGCGCAACAACTCATCGAGTTTGGGCGAACGAACCAATTCTTCAATCAACAAACTGGCGGTTTCTGGCTCTGCGATTCTCAGGCACTTTTCAATAACATTCGACGAAAACTTCTGTACAGATAATATACAAATTTTGCCCGCAAATTGGTGGATCATGGGTTCTGAAAACTCCTTGTTTCCTAGGTCCAGCACGTATTGTGCCACGTAATTACCAAATTGGTCTTGTACAAGGGTGAATGCGTTCTTGATGATTTCCTTGACTAGCTGCTTCTTTTGTTCGGGCGATGCGTGGTCAATACATCGTTGCAATACACAGCATCCGTGTTTGTGAGTGCCAACAGTCACACAGTTTTCACAAACCGCATCATATATAAACTGTGATCCCTCGTGTGACAATCGGTACAAACACTTCTGAACCACATGGTTTCCATTCAGGTCTTGTGTTAACTTCACCACATTGGATTTCAATGCAGCAACTATCATATCAACCTGCTCACTGGAGTTGATGTACTGAATCATCTTCTGTAAAGCCCGTGTTCCGTGCTGGTTCAAGGCGATAGCCACCAAATCAGGTGCTGCGGTTCTCATAAGCACAGTTCTTTGCTCGTCTGTGGCATATTCAAGCAGCTTTTGACACAAGTAGTTTCCAAATGGATCAGTCATGAGCTCAACAACATGAGGATATGTCTCCTTGaaaatcatattcaagTATCCTGGATTCTTCTCTTCCAGTTTACGTTGCAAGAACCGGCATCCATGCTGGTCTTTACAAAGAGAATAGATTTCATCCTTCATACTTTCTAGTGAAGCATGTGCATATCTGTTCAGTTCGtggtcagcagcagcagatgacTTGACTTGACGTCCTGAACGAGATCCACTGTTCGAACCAACATTTGAAGCACCATTACCGCCAACACTAGTACCAGCACTAGCGTGGCCAGTTCCGCTACTAGCAGAGTTATTGACAGCAGATGGATTCTGGATAATACGGAGAGCTTCGTGACCATTcggtttggtggtggtggcaaTTGATACTGCGGGGTTGTTTCGCATGGGCAAAGACGTCTCGACTGTCACTGGCAGGATTCCTGAAGCTGGTTGAGCATTCTCGCTAAGCAATGGTGGCAAGGTCATAGACGATACGGGAATTGTTTCATTCAACACTGCCTGATTCATCATGCGATAGTTCGAGTTCTCAGTAATAAGACCTCTGTCAAAGTAAGAGCCCTgagaagcagcaggtgaTCTCATTGGTGGTGTATAATAGACCATACGAGGAGCAGCTTGGGGTTGAGCTTGCGAGTGTTGAATAAAGGGACCAGAAGcactagcaccaccaacagaTAATGAAGAATTAGACTTGGAGCCTGAACCAGAACTGGTCACTGCACTACCAAGTCCACTACCATTCAAACCATTGGCCATGCTGTTGTGAACTCCACTTATCCAATTTGGAGCAACCCCACCCGCACTTGTAGCAGATGAGGTACCAGGAgttccagcaccaactccgCTGGTCGAAACCCCATTACCATCAAAAAGAATAGGACTAGGATCCAAGAAGTCGACCAAAGCTCCTGAAACAGACTGTCTTGAGCCGTGTCCTGCCGAGGGTGATGTCTTGAACCCGTTGCTCTCCCTGCGAACAAGAATCGGGAACTTGTCATCAGTGGTCTCTGCTTGCAAAAACGACGGTTTTCTTTGATGAGAAGCTGCCGAAGCAGTTGTCAAACAAATAGCACTTGCATCGTTAGAACTCGCTGGAGTAGCACCTGCCAGAACAGACTGattttgactttgattttgagaagTCTGGCTAGTATGAACAGATGGAGGAGTCGAAGGGGGAGGCGAATACGAATGAAGTTCTCCTTCAAACAAATAACGAGCAGGAGACGACGGGAAAGACGAACCACCAATACTAGAACGAGCATTATTGCCATTCGATGTCAATGACAGTCTGTTCAAGTCCGAAATAAACCCCTCAGTAACAGTGTtcgacgatgatgaggtATGGATAGTCGACATCGAGTCAGATGGTGGAGTTATAACAtgtggatgaagaggattGCGCATTGATTTCGATGGTGGAACTGACATGGGCATCGAACCAGTTCCTCTAACAGAACCAGATGCAACAGGAGAACCATTATTTACAACACCAACAGTACCCCCATTGACATCTCCAGAAGTACCATTATTCATACGGTCACGATCAATTGGAGGTGAGGCCAAATTGCCCACAGGCATCAAGTTAACATTGGCAAGGTTCAATCCATGCTGTGCTTGAGCATGAGACGTACGACTTCCATTCTCCTGAGGACTCAGAAGTGGTCCGCCAACACCAAAACAATGGTTATCTCCACCAGCCAGCGGAAATATGTTATACATGGCATTTGGAATGCCACTTCCAGAAGTACTATTGGACATGATCCCGCCAAGACCTGCAATTGCCAGTTTGCCAGAACCTccattaccaccaccaatacTCCCAGGGGTGAAACTGGAAATGGCAAATCTACTGTCAGGAGGAGTAACTGGTTCTGAGGTCGATGAGAAATCAGCAGTACTTCCATACGAAGGAAATTGATGGTGTGTAGATGAGATAGAAGAGGCGCTGCTCGACGAATTGGAGTTGGAACCCGAGTTGGTGTTGGACTT
This is a stretch of genomic DNA from Sugiyamaella lignohabitans strain CBS 10342 chromosome C, complete sequence. It encodes these proteins:
- the PUF4 gene encoding Puf4p (Member of the PUF protein family; PUF family is defined by the presence of Pumilio homology domains that confer RNA binding activity; preferentially binds mRNAs encoding nucleolar ribosomal RNA-processing factors; GO_component: GO:0005737 - cytoplasm [Evidence IDA] [PMID 14562095]; GO_function: GO:0003723 - RNA binding [Evidence IEA]; GO_function: GO:0003729 - mRNA binding [Evidence ISS] [PMID 11101532]; GO_function: GO:0003729 - mRNA binding [Evidence IDA] [PMID 15024427]; GO_function: GO:0003729 - mRNA binding [Evidence IDA] [PMID 18327269]; GO_function: GO:0003729 - mRNA binding [Evidence IDA] [PMID 23222640]; GO_process: GO:0001308 - negative regulation of chromatin silencing involved in replicative cell aging [Evidence IGI,IMP] [PMID 9150138]; GO_process: GO:0017148 - negative regulation of translation [Evidence IDA] [PMID 20427513]; GO_process: GO:0000288 - nuclear-transcribed mRNA catabolic process, deadenylation-dependent decay [Evidence IGI] [PMID 11101532]; GO_process: GO:0008104 - protein localization [Evidence IMP] [PMID 9150138]; GO_process: GO:0006355 - regulation of transcription, DNA-templated [Evidence IEA]; GO_process: GO:0006351 - transcription, DNA-templated [Evidence IEA]), with translation MDAHSPDHSFDDSFYGTPYQYQYQYPQQQLQQLQHQQQQQLYQEQQQQYHHQQYYQQHQQLQHQDYAHYQQQPQQRQQPWQPQEMAFHQVQPQFQPHQIPSDQFQHHSNPPLVSSGQPGSGSGFAAAATAAGVAPPPSLLHPSLLSSSSYSSPSSSASSISQNNRSNMNNQSCTSTGSCTKSNTNSGSNSNSSSSASSISSTHHQFPSYGSTADFSSTSEPVTPPDSRFAISSFTPGSIGGGNGGSGKLAIAGLGGIMSNSTSGSGIPNAMYNIFPLAGGDNHCFGVGGPLLSPQENGSRTSHAQAQHGLNLANVNLMPVGNLASPPIDRDRMNNGTSGDVNGGTVGVVNNGSPVASGSVRGTGSMPMSVPPSKSMRNPLHPHVITPPSDSMSTIHTSSSSNTVTEGFISDLNRLSLTSNGNNARSSIGGSSFPSSPARYLFEGELHSYSPPPSTPPSVHTSQTSQNQSQNQSVLAGATPASSNDASAICLTTASAASHQRKPSFLQAETTDDKFPILVRRESNGFKTSPSAGHGSRQSVSGALVDFLDPSPILFDGNGVSTSGVGAGTPGTSSATSAGGVAPNWISGVHNSMANGLNGSGLGSAVTSSGSGSKSNSSLSVGGASASGPFIQHSQAQPQAAPRMVYYTPPMRSPAASQGSYFDRGLITENSNYRMMNQAVLNETIPVSSMTLPPLLSENAQPASGILPVTVETSLPMRNNPAVSIATTTKPNGHEALRIIQNPSAVNNSASSGTGHASAGTSVGGNGASNVGSNSGSRSGRQVKSSAAADHELNRYAHASLESMKDEIYSLCKDQHGCRFLQRKLEEKNPGYLNMIFKETYPHVVELMTDPFGNYLCQKLLEYATDEQRTVLMRTAAPDLVAIALNQHGTRALQKMIQYINSSEQVDMIVAALKSNVVKLTQDLNGNHVVQKCLYRLSHEGSQFIYDAVCENCVTVGTHKHGCCVLQRCIDHASPEQKKQLVKEIIKNAFTLVQDQFGNYVAQYVLDLGNKEFSEPMIHQFAGKICILSVQKFSSNVIEKCLRIAEPETASLLIEELVRSPKLDELLRDSYANYVIQTALDYAQPAVRQRLVDNIRPIIPSIRSTPYGRRIQSKLSSGQAASSGSVTPSAAQTSQEFTSPVGDFEWPYRS